AGTAATTTTCTCTGAGGCATTGCTTTGCGCACTGACACAGCACGAGTGTGAGAACTAATTTTCCCCTTATAGTTCTGGTAGAAAGGTTGTGGTAACAGGATAAAACAGTAATACTGGTaactgtcattttacagctttatTTAGAAAAAAGGCATTATCAAATAGGTGCACAAATTAATGTTCCAAACGTATCCACTCTAGTTGCCATTTGTTGTCACATCAATATAATAACAGGGCTGTGGCATGGACAGATTGAATGTCCACAAAGTCCATGCCGGTCACAATCACTTCTCCAGTGGAGCATAATTCAACAATTTCTCAATAAGATCCACATGAGAAAGGAGCATCCGCCGACAGCAGTATCTCTTCAGGCCCAGGGCATCAAGGGCATCACttaagagggagagaggaggtaaTGTTAGTCCTAATGCATGGCATACAGATCACTGGATGAACAAGTAAGGTATGCAGACAATAGTCAGGATAGCAGCGTAAATGGCCTCAGGTAATTGCTATGAGTCATTACATCATAACCCGAAACCTTGGAGGAAATTAACATACCGTGTGACAGATGAATAGACTGAAAGGTTTTGATGGTTTGCGTTTCTAATTCGCTGCTTCTTGAATTGTCTTTACTTTATCTTATTCACCATTTAAGTAATATATTGCCACCAACCACTATTTACTCCTAACAACATCTGGAGGTGTTGTGCAATGACAGAAACCAGCAGGTTTGGAGATCCCTATTAGCTTTTGcatagcagcagctattcttcctgggtttagtttacatggtgacaatacaaaaatacacattcacactactcatcatacactaacataacacatcgTAATGCACgtctactgtaaataaaacaataacagctgacagtttaaatgacaaaaacacaaagaaaatagaaaggCTCCGACTGAATCTATCATGATCTAACAGATAAATATCATTTAACATGGATGCCCATAATACCCTTACACACACCAAAGAATACTTATTAATTACTAAAGCTTCTTCTTAAGTAATGctcttttaatgttttttttaaaaccatatatAGTATTTTGTTGTGCAATGTGAATTCCAGTCTTGCATTGCTCTGTATATTGCTTCACTTTGACCTGATTTGGTTTTGGATCTTGGTAAAGTAAAacaacctgcagcagcatgCCTTGTGGAATAATTGTGTGTATCCGTACTAAAGGATAGTTTTttgtaaaaactaaataaaagggagtctttgttgttatgACATTCTTAATGAAAACCATCAATGAGTACAGAAATCTATTTTTCACTTCAGGTATTTTCTGAGGATCGGGGAGGATGGATGAACTCAGgatatatgttatttattttttcaaagaaaacatctcTCACATCCTTACATTTTTCACAGCACAGTAAGAAGTGAGATTCTGTCTCCACCTCTCTTGTATAACAATGTGAACACAGCCTGGCCACCCTGGATAGTCTGTTCTGCCTGTGACGGCCTGTTTCTATGGCCAGGCTGTGTCCACTCAGTCTGTACATTTAAGTAATACATTGCCACGAATCACTATTTACTACTAACTACATCTGGAGGTGTTGTGCAATGACAGAAACCAGCAGGTA
Above is a genomic segment from Sebastes umbrosus isolate fSebUmb1 chromosome 2, fSebUmb1.pri, whole genome shotgun sequence containing:
- the polr2l gene encoding DNA-directed RNA polymerases I, II, and III subunit RPABC5; protein product: MIIPVRCFTCGKIVGNKWEAYLGLLQAEYTEGDALDALGLKRYCCRRMLLSHVDLIEKLLNYAPLEK